In one Moritella sp. 5 genomic region, the following are encoded:
- a CDS encoding microcin C ABC transporter permease YejB, with translation MWSYILRRCLLMIPTLLGIITLNFIIIQAAPGGPVEQSLAKLQGIESSATSRVDGNSQGEVKVNLNHDSGNQYRGAQGIDPEYIKELERLYGFDKPLYERYWLMLKSYLRFDFGDSFFRDSSVIDLVLDKLPVSISLGLWTTILVYLISIPLGIKKAISHGSSFDVWSSSAVVIGFAIPNFLFALLLIVVFAGGSYFDWFPLRGLTSANFDELTTFEQIKDYFWHLTLPIVASVISSFATLTLLTKNTFLDEINKQYVVTARAKGLTENQVLYGHVFRNAMLLVIAGLPAALISIFFTGSLMIEIIFSLDGLGLLGFESVINRDYPVVFGTLYIFTLMGLIIKLISDVTYMLIDPRINFEAQS, from the coding sequence ATGTGGAGCTATATATTGCGTCGTTGTTTGTTAATGATCCCGACACTGTTGGGTATTATCACTCTTAATTTTATTATCATCCAAGCAGCGCCGGGTGGGCCTGTTGAGCAGTCGTTAGCTAAATTACAAGGAATAGAATCGTCAGCAACCAGTCGTGTTGACGGTAATAGTCAGGGTGAAGTGAAAGTTAATTTAAATCATGACAGTGGTAACCAGTATCGTGGTGCACAAGGTATTGATCCTGAATATATAAAAGAGTTAGAACGGTTATATGGATTTGATAAGCCTTTGTATGAACGCTATTGGTTGATGCTTAAAAGTTATTTACGATTTGATTTTGGCGATAGTTTTTTTCGCGATAGCTCTGTTATTGATCTGGTATTGGATAAGTTACCTGTATCTATTTCATTAGGCTTGTGGACCACGATCTTGGTGTATCTTATTTCGATACCTTTGGGGATAAAGAAAGCCATCTCACACGGTTCATCATTTGACGTGTGGAGTTCGAGTGCTGTGGTGATTGGTTTTGCGATACCTAATTTTTTGTTTGCGTTATTACTCATTGTGGTATTTGCGGGCGGCAGCTATTTTGATTGGTTCCCCTTACGTGGGCTCACTTCTGCTAACTTCGATGAATTAACGACCTTCGAGCAAATTAAAGATTATTTCTGGCATTTAACCTTACCTATTGTGGCCTCAGTGATCAGCAGTTTTGCTACTTTAACCTTGCTGACCAAAAATACATTTTTAGATGAAATTAATAAGCAATATGTGGTCACGGCGAGAGCCAAAGGATTGACCGAAAATCAGGTGTTATACGGACATGTATTTCGTAATGCCATGCTGTTAGTGATCGCGGGATTACCGGCTGCGCTTATCAGTATTTTCTTTACGGGTTCTTTGATGATTGAAATTATTTTCTCGTTAGATGGGCTTGGGTTATTGGGTTTTGAGTCGGTGATTAATCGCGATTATCCGGTGGTGTTTGGTACCTTGTATATTTTTACGCTAATGGGACTGATTATTAAGTTAATCAGTGATGTTACTTATATGTTGATTGACCCACGAATTAATTTTGAGGCGCAATCATAA
- a CDS encoding extracellular solute-binding protein: MNKSFSAALLFLIFSLSTQAATAVTIAALRSSIAMHGEPAYGKDFTHFDYVNLTAPREGTLRRAAMGSFDNFNGYIVKGVSGSGTGYLFDTLMQQSSDEAFTLYGLVAEYIEVPEDRSWVRFHLNPKARFSDGSELTAADVKFTFDILIEKGVPQLRAQYKDVTSVEIESKSVIKFNLKDNKNKGLALILAKLPVFSEKDWQGKDFAKATFNVPLGSGPYTVKAFDAGRSIEYLRNDNYWAKDLPVNRGRYNFKHIIFDYYKDGSIAFEAFKAGDVDFRAENISKQWATGYQGKQFTSGHIIKEEIQHQNPQGMQAFWFNLRKDKFKDPNVRKALGLMFDFEWTNRTLFYGAYKRSDSFFSNSELAAGGIPEADELALLTPFKAQLPAELFTQVYTLDKTKGDGRIRKQQRQAISLLKKAGWALKAGKMVDTNGKQLSLEFLVYSPSFERIIQPFRKNLQRIGVASEIRIVDVSQYVNRLNNFDFDIYTLIQAQSLSPGNEQLSMWGSEFANVPGTLNRIGLQDPVVDALVAKVINAADRDSLITATKALDRVLLWKNLVIPQWHISSYRVAYWQQIQRPTQLPKYGLAIDSWWQKDSASSKGY, translated from the coding sequence ATGAATAAATCGTTTAGTGCTGCATTATTATTTCTTATCTTTTCATTATCGACTCAAGCCGCTACCGCTGTTACGATCGCGGCTCTACGCTCTTCAATTGCAATGCATGGCGAGCCTGCTTACGGTAAAGACTTTACCCATTTCGATTATGTTAACTTAACGGCGCCGCGCGAAGGTACGTTACGACGTGCTGCTATGGGCAGTTTTGATAACTTTAATGGTTATATCGTTAAAGGCGTCTCGGGGAGTGGTACCGGATACTTATTTGATACCTTGATGCAGCAAAGTAGCGATGAAGCATTTACTTTATATGGTCTGGTGGCTGAATACATAGAAGTGCCAGAGGATCGTAGTTGGGTTCGTTTTCATTTAAATCCCAAGGCTCGATTTTCTGATGGGTCTGAGTTAACCGCAGCGGATGTGAAATTTACCTTTGATATATTGATAGAGAAAGGTGTTCCGCAATTACGCGCGCAATACAAAGACGTCACCAGTGTTGAAATCGAAAGTAAATCCGTTATTAAATTTAATTTAAAAGACAACAAGAATAAAGGGTTAGCCTTAATATTGGCCAAATTACCTGTGTTTTCTGAGAAAGACTGGCAAGGTAAAGATTTTGCGAAAGCGACATTTAATGTACCACTCGGTTCCGGGCCTTATACGGTGAAGGCATTTGATGCGGGTCGTAGTATTGAATACCTGCGTAATGATAATTATTGGGCGAAAGACTTACCCGTCAATCGCGGCCGTTATAACTTTAAACATATTATTTTTGATTATTACAAAGATGGCAGTATTGCTTTTGAAGCATTTAAAGCCGGTGACGTTGATTTTAGAGCTGAGAATATCTCTAAACAATGGGCGACGGGTTATCAAGGTAAGCAATTTACTTCTGGTCACATTATCAAAGAAGAGATTCAACATCAGAACCCACAAGGTATGCAGGCATTTTGGTTTAATTTACGTAAAGACAAATTTAAAGACCCAAATGTACGTAAAGCATTAGGCTTAATGTTTGATTTTGAATGGACGAATAGAACGTTATTTTATGGTGCGTATAAGCGCTCGGATAGTTTCTTTAGTAATTCAGAACTCGCAGCAGGCGGTATCCCTGAAGCGGACGAATTAGCTCTGCTTACGCCTTTTAAAGCACAATTACCTGCAGAGTTATTCACCCAAGTTTATACACTCGATAAAACCAAAGGCGATGGCCGAATTCGTAAGCAACAACGCCAAGCGATTAGCTTGTTGAAGAAAGCGGGTTGGGCATTAAAAGCGGGTAAAATGGTGGATACTAACGGTAAACAATTAAGTTTGGAGTTTTTGGTTTATAGCCCATCATTTGAACGTATTATTCAGCCATTTCGTAAAAATTTACAACGTATCGGTGTCGCCTCTGAGATCCGTATTGTTGATGTGTCGCAGTATGTGAATCGGTTAAATAATTTTGATTTTGATATCTATACCTTGATACAAGCACAAAGCCTCTCTCCAGGTAATGAACAGCTAAGTATGTGGGGCAGCGAGTTTGCCAATGTACCTGGTACGCTCAATCGTATTGGCTTACAAGATCCGGTTGTCGATGCGTTGGTGGCTAAGGTGATTAATGCCGCAGACCGTGACAGTTTGATTACTGCGACGAAAGCGCTTGATCGGGTTTTATTGTGGAAAAATTTGGTGATCCCGCAATGGCACATTAGCAGTTACCGCGTAGCATATTGGCAGCAAATACAGCGTCCGACACAGTTACCTAAGTATGGTTTAGCCATTGATAGCTGGTGGCAAAAAGACAGCGCTAGCAGTAAAGGGTACTAG
- a CDS encoding polysaccharide export protein encodes MAITYGTVYNIINCTISTNGKQQMSAWAWLYRFYDIFWRKRIYLLIPILTMPLIGYQVGRSIPDSYHSHTTILLQERNLLNPFLAELSLPLNIQSRFKTINILAKRKSVLLEVARQVGLINSTDSTEQQQIIVEQIKASLTLFLTGTDLVTIEMVWPDPQQLSVILDVVSNQFILRLTKPNQDVALNSKIFLAEQLKQQHEILLRAEKSLFDYKFKHADIIPELYAARESEQIYITSTMKDKEQTLALLQSKLTLLTKKLILTNPAAQFIDNKMRHLETLKIQQLAHYTKQHSQVKSTNRQISRLKEQRQELQSKIQNQQALDLLLNRITRLTHQALTTQITPLLLNELDDYEHYRNSIMKVKLELKTLEKQHAYFQKNQNKYSIIEQELLELQRNFTTANTFYQNLLTRYEMVSISYDLSEFESTNTVKIITPPFIPEQTINLSLPTYILLGLLLGIIQGMTISLTLSITQDTLWHESRIAHVTGLKIITRLPLISSSGR; translated from the coding sequence ATGGCAATCACTTATGGCACTGTTTACAACATTATTAATTGCACCATATCAACTAATGGCAAGCAACAGATGAGTGCGTGGGCATGGTTATATCGATTTTATGATATTTTCTGGCGTAAACGTATTTACTTGCTGATCCCAATATTAACTATGCCCCTAATTGGCTATCAAGTTGGCCGTAGTATTCCAGACAGCTATCACTCTCATACCACCATTTTACTGCAAGAACGCAACCTGCTAAATCCGTTCTTAGCCGAATTATCACTGCCCCTTAATATTCAGTCTCGATTTAAAACCATTAATATTCTCGCTAAACGTAAGTCAGTATTATTAGAGGTAGCAAGACAAGTAGGGTTAATTAATTCAACTGATTCAACAGAACAGCAGCAAATAATCGTTGAGCAAATAAAAGCGTCATTAACGCTATTTCTCACGGGGACAGACTTAGTCACTATTGAAATGGTATGGCCGGATCCACAACAATTAAGCGTGATACTCGACGTGGTCAGTAATCAATTTATTTTACGATTAACTAAGCCCAACCAAGATGTCGCATTAAACAGTAAAATTTTTCTTGCTGAGCAACTAAAGCAACAACATGAAATATTATTACGAGCTGAAAAATCCCTGTTTGACTATAAATTTAAACATGCCGACATCATTCCTGAGTTATATGCTGCCAGAGAGTCGGAACAGATTTACATCACAAGTACGATGAAAGATAAAGAGCAAACATTAGCCTTACTACAATCTAAGTTAACGCTATTAACAAAGAAACTAATCCTAACTAATCCCGCCGCTCAATTTATTGATAATAAAATGAGGCATCTCGAAACATTAAAAATCCAACAATTAGCACATTACACAAAACAACACTCGCAAGTTAAGTCAACAAACCGACAGATATCTCGTCTAAAAGAGCAAAGACAAGAACTCCAATCTAAAATACAAAACCAGCAAGCGCTAGATTTACTGTTAAACCGTATTACGCGACTTACACACCAAGCTTTAACAACCCAAATAACACCGTTATTACTGAATGAACTCGATGATTATGAGCACTATAGAAACTCCATCATGAAAGTAAAATTAGAATTGAAAACATTAGAAAAACAACATGCATATTTCCAAAAAAATCAAAATAAGTATTCAATTATTGAACAAGAGTTACTAGAATTACAACGTAATTTCACGACAGCAAACACGTTTTATCAGAATCTACTCACGCGCTATGAAATGGTATCAATTAGTTATGATCTCAGTGAGTTTGAGTCGACAAATACAGTTAAAATAATTACACCGCCTTTCATTCCCGAACAAACGATAAATTTATCCCTGCCAACTTATATTTTGTTGGGATTATTACTCGGAATAATACAGGGGATGACGATTAGCTTAACCCTGTCGATAACGCAAGATACCTTATGGCATGAAAGTCGAATTGCTCACGTAACGGGTTTAAAAATCATTACACGTCTCCCTTTAATTTCATCATCAGGTCGATAA
- a CDS encoding ABC transporter ATP-binding protein: protein MNNAKAKPLVLEVNDLSISFGQQQVVEHVSFDIEKGKTFALVGESGSGKSVTALSILQLLPFPAVSYPAGSIKLMGKEVIGKDRAVMQSLRGNMASMIFQEPMTSLNPLHTIEKQISEILFLHQGLNKKAAQLRCLELLDLVAIPEPKKRLDAYPHELSGGQRQRVMIAMALANEPDLLIADEPTTALDVTVQLQILELLKSLQAKLGMAILMITHDLNIVQHLADDVAVMRKGKIVEIGAVERIFSDPRHTYTKTLLDAEPQRNIPALASTKPLLQIKDFKVWFPLKKGLWQRTYDHVKAVDGVSLQLNEGETLGIVGESGSGKSTLVRGLLRLIESEGDIYFNGTNLQRLNLTAMRDYRQSLQIVFQDPFGSLSPRMSVRQIISEGLEVQGKHSDAEIEIAVKQALIDVALPADALARYPHQFSGGQRQRIAIARALVLKPKILILDEPTSALDRTVQKQILDLLCQLQRQHQLSYIFITHDLSVVRAVSHRIVVLQAGKVVEEGETEAVFNEPKQAYTQALLSAAMCFN from the coding sequence ATGAATAACGCTAAAGCGAAACCGCTGGTACTTGAAGTCAACGATTTATCGATTAGTTTTGGTCAACAACAAGTCGTTGAGCACGTCTCGTTTGATATTGAGAAAGGTAAAACATTTGCGCTGGTGGGTGAAAGTGGTTCAGGTAAATCTGTGACTGCATTATCTATTCTGCAGTTATTACCGTTTCCTGCGGTGAGCTATCCCGCGGGCAGTATTAAGTTGATGGGTAAAGAAGTCATAGGTAAAGACCGGGCTGTGATGCAATCGCTACGTGGTAATATGGCCAGTATGATCTTCCAAGAACCTATGACCTCGCTTAATCCTTTGCATACCATTGAAAAACAGATATCAGAAATACTCTTCTTACATCAAGGACTCAATAAAAAAGCAGCCCAGTTACGTTGTCTTGAATTACTCGATTTAGTCGCGATACCTGAACCCAAAAAACGATTAGACGCTTATCCGCATGAATTATCGGGCGGTCAGCGTCAACGTGTGATGATTGCCATGGCGTTAGCGAATGAACCAGATCTATTGATTGCAGATGAGCCGACAACCGCGCTTGATGTTACTGTGCAATTACAAATTTTGGAATTGTTAAAATCATTACAAGCTAAATTGGGAATGGCGATATTAATGATCACCCATGATCTTAATATTGTCCAACATTTGGCCGATGATGTGGCAGTGATGAGGAAGGGGAAAATTGTAGAAATTGGTGCTGTAGAGCGTATTTTTTCAGACCCTCGGCACACTTATACCAAAACCTTGCTGGATGCAGAACCACAGCGAAACATACCCGCGTTGGCATCGACAAAACCATTATTACAGATCAAAGATTTCAAAGTTTGGTTTCCACTAAAAAAAGGGCTTTGGCAGCGTACTTACGATCATGTTAAAGCGGTTGACGGTGTCTCGTTGCAATTAAATGAAGGTGAAACACTTGGTATTGTTGGGGAAAGTGGTTCTGGTAAAAGCACCTTGGTACGCGGCTTATTGAGGCTGATTGAGAGTGAAGGGGATATTTATTTTAATGGTACTAATCTGCAAAGACTAAACCTGACGGCCATGCGTGATTATCGTCAGTCGTTACAAATCGTCTTTCAAGATCCGTTTGGTAGCTTAAGCCCGCGTATGTCGGTTCGCCAGATTATTAGCGAGGGTTTAGAGGTGCAGGGTAAGCACAGCGATGCTGAAATCGAAATAGCGGTTAAGCAAGCTTTAATTGATGTTGCGCTACCTGCGGATGCCTTAGCGCGTTATCCGCATCAATTTTCGGGTGGGCAACGTCAACGCATTGCAATAGCACGTGCCTTAGTACTAAAGCCAAAAATATTAATTCTAGATGAACCTACATCCGCATTAGATCGGACGGTGCAAAAACAGATCTTAGATTTATTGTGTCAATTACAGCGGCAGCATCAATTAAGTTATATATTTATCACCCATGACTTAAGTGTTGTACGGGCTGTGAGTCATCGTATAGTAGTATTGCAAGCTGGTAAAGTTGTGGAGGAAGGTGAAACAGAAGCTGTGTTCAATGAGCCGAAACAAGCTTATACGCAAGCATTATTGTCGGCTGCGATGTGTTTTAATTAA
- a CDS encoding methyl-accepting chemotaxis protein, with amino-acid sequence MSSFSSHFYQFLLREQQTDDDKIKSMGVITFALVGIIVGGYSAIKWNNLEVAALVTTSVIMLIGFLGSISLIKLAVNPIVAGNVMLFGGMIHLSNLMFQTGGAASHSIMWVAAITIFAYLLINAKSGFFWSVIMVSVYVVMVVMDYTGYELPQLVLSAKDAKVEHYSALLLPPLAIWFANHYNNKLRDKAISSNDAALKAAESASHAAEQSREELQQLFDQVSETVTQLVQTSNDLTSHLTEMSKYAKDIDDGVGEQVSATGHINELLQHTALLVGDASDIIQTVSNDSQRVEGQADNSSVAMTATITSMSDIKESNDAIEKAIMVITDIANQTNLLALNAAIEAARAGELGRGFAVVADEVRNLSKRSTESANEIKLLIEKSSSDVNNGYEAVETNAETFAEIIDAVTNMSGQIACVTSNAVNTNENITGVLSASEKVTLVTKTNELSVKAMNKSIGELLQVSDELSGMSIRLVAMVNSH; translated from the coding sequence ATGTCATCATTTTCAAGCCACTTTTACCAGTTTCTGCTGCGCGAACAACAAACTGACGATGATAAAATTAAAAGCATGGGGGTGATCACCTTTGCATTAGTCGGGATCATTGTTGGTGGCTATAGCGCGATAAAATGGAATAATTTAGAGGTAGCAGCGCTCGTGACGACGTCGGTTATTATGCTGATCGGCTTCTTAGGTAGTATTAGCTTAATTAAACTGGCGGTTAATCCTATTGTTGCGGGTAACGTCATGCTGTTTGGTGGCATGATTCATTTATCCAACCTGATGTTTCAAACTGGCGGGGCTGCTTCTCATTCAATTATGTGGGTTGCTGCTATAACGATTTTTGCTTATTTATTAATTAATGCTAAATCAGGTTTTTTCTGGTCGGTGATCATGGTCTCCGTTTATGTGGTGATGGTGGTGATGGATTATACGGGTTATGAACTACCACAATTGGTTTTATCGGCCAAAGATGCCAAGGTTGAGCATTATTCTGCTTTGCTTTTACCACCTTTGGCTATTTGGTTTGCTAATCATTACAACAATAAGTTACGTGACAAAGCCATTAGTAGTAATGACGCGGCGCTTAAAGCGGCTGAGTCAGCCTCTCATGCTGCGGAGCAAAGTCGTGAAGAACTACAGCAATTATTTGATCAAGTGAGTGAGACTGTTACTCAATTGGTGCAGACATCAAATGACTTAACCAGCCATTTAACAGAGATGTCTAAATACGCAAAAGACATTGATGATGGTGTTGGAGAGCAGGTATCAGCAACTGGGCATATTAATGAATTACTGCAACATACAGCATTACTCGTTGGTGATGCCAGTGACATAATTCAAACAGTAAGTAATGATTCGCAACGTGTTGAAGGTCAAGCTGATAATAGTTCGGTGGCGATGACTGCTACGATTACTTCTATGTCTGATATTAAAGAGAGTAATGACGCGATTGAAAAGGCAATCATGGTGATCACCGACATTGCAAATCAAACTAATCTACTTGCGCTCAATGCCGCGATTGAAGCCGCGAGAGCGGGCGAACTCGGCCGTGGATTTGCGGTTGTGGCAGATGAAGTGCGTAATCTATCAAAACGTAGTACGGAATCAGCCAATGAAATTAAGCTACTAATTGAAAAAAGTTCATCCGATGTAAACAATGGTTATGAAGCCGTTGAAACGAATGCTGAAACATTCGCTGAAATTATTGATGCGGTAACGAATATGAGTGGTCAAATTGCATGTGTGACAAGCAATGCTGTGAATACTAATGAAAATATTACGGGTGTATTGTCTGCAAGTGAAAAAGTAACCTTGGTCACTAAGACGAATGAGTTGAGCGTAAAAGCGATGAATAAGAGTATTGGTGAGTTGCTGCAAGTCAGTGATGAATTAAGCGGCATGTCTATACGGCTTGTTGCTATGGTAAATAGCCATTAG
- a CDS encoding bifunctional diguanylate cyclase/phosphodiesterase codes for MTTLSDELVADATHLDHVLLQLSVIDWCGHDEFILFVDKLVNETQKTLNIVDVNIHLFTDVFTGVMLLLPRHISILDLDTGFSIAEALQLNNGLIVTQPIDNKSNEFSFINLVSPLFKGDKLIGTINFKGLQVRDSTSTLITSFCQSVAILVQRNLRLMDNELQCALSVETASQSQLQFHSLAFFDALTGLANRRLLNQKIDTHYEAAINNQVIGALLFIDLDYFKAINDSLGHAVGDEILVEVAQRLREIQRDQDLISRLGGDEFVILLPDLSENPMHAEQHANLFAEQLIERISQPYLYKGQALYIGASIGVTLFPSKDQETADLLKQADTAMYQAKSNGRKKVTFFDVKMQRKADKRLYIYNCLKSAIAKNELFLHYQPQHMVQSGEIIGVEALVRWHLGGKQQISPAEFIPIAEETDLIIDIGIWVLQAACGQFVEWQLQGVNVPQLSVNVSTRQFHDNNFVDSVLMVLDETGMDPMQLNLEITESVVIEHAEDAIRKMTDLKNIGVSFAVDDFGVGYSSLSYLKRLPANELKIDRSFIQGIPYNVSDMAIVEAVLAMAKHMGFNVTAEGVESRQQLEFLQGQQCSFYQGFYASKPLTGENLALYVRRLQG; via the coding sequence ATGACGACTTTAAGTGATGAGCTTGTTGCAGATGCTACACACCTTGACCATGTGTTATTACAGTTAAGTGTCATAGATTGGTGTGGTCACGATGAGTTTATTTTATTTGTCGATAAGCTTGTTAATGAAACTCAAAAAACATTAAATATTGTCGATGTAAACATCCATTTATTTACGGACGTTTTTACTGGCGTGATGCTATTATTACCACGCCATATATCAATACTAGATCTTGATACAGGATTCAGTATCGCTGAGGCTTTACAACTTAATAACGGTTTAATAGTTACCCAACCAATTGATAATAAAAGTAATGAGTTTAGTTTTATTAATTTGGTTTCCCCCTTGTTTAAAGGCGATAAATTAATTGGTACAATTAATTTTAAAGGCTTGCAAGTACGCGATAGTACGTCAACCTTAATCACCTCTTTTTGTCAATCTGTTGCTATTTTAGTACAGCGTAATCTACGGTTAATGGATAACGAATTACAGTGTGCATTATCGGTAGAAACAGCGAGTCAATCGCAACTACAATTCCACAGTCTAGCCTTTTTTGATGCGCTAACAGGATTAGCTAATCGTCGCTTACTTAATCAAAAAATTGATACGCATTATGAAGCAGCAATCAATAATCAGGTCATTGGTGCATTATTATTTATTGATTTGGATTATTTCAAAGCTATTAATGATTCGCTAGGTCATGCCGTCGGAGATGAAATATTAGTCGAAGTTGCTCAGCGATTAAGAGAAATACAACGAGATCAAGATTTAATTTCTCGCTTAGGAGGGGATGAGTTTGTCATCTTGTTACCTGATTTGTCTGAAAATCCAATGCATGCCGAACAACACGCCAATCTATTCGCTGAACAATTAATCGAGCGCATTTCCCAGCCTTATTTATATAAGGGGCAAGCTTTGTATATCGGAGCCAGTATTGGTGTAACGTTATTTCCAAGTAAAGACCAAGAAACGGCTGATTTGTTAAAGCAAGCGGATACGGCCATGTATCAAGCTAAATCAAATGGCCGAAAAAAAGTCACTTTCTTTGATGTGAAAATGCAACGTAAAGCAGATAAGCGTTTGTATATTTACAATTGCCTGAAAAGTGCAATTGCTAAGAATGAATTGTTTTTGCATTACCAACCGCAACATATGGTGCAAAGTGGCGAGATTATTGGTGTTGAAGCGTTAGTGCGTTGGCATTTAGGCGGCAAACAACAAATATCTCCTGCCGAATTTATTCCGATTGCCGAGGAAACCGATCTTATTATTGATATCGGTATATGGGTACTACAGGCCGCGTGCGGTCAATTTGTTGAATGGCAATTACAAGGCGTTAATGTACCGCAATTATCTGTGAACGTGAGCACCCGACAATTTCATGATAATAACTTTGTTGATTCAGTATTGATGGTATTGGATGAGACTGGTATGGATCCGATGCAACTCAACTTAGAGATCACCGAGTCTGTGGTTATTGAGCATGCAGAAGACGCTATCCGTAAAATGACCGACTTGAAAAATATTGGCGTGAGCTTTGCTGTGGATGATTTTGGTGTGGGTTATTCGTCGTTAAGTTACTTAAAACGTTTGCCAGCGAATGAGCTGAAAATTGATCGCTCATTTATTCAAGGTATACCTTATAACGTGTCCGACATGGCGATTGTGGAAGCAGTATTGGCAATGGCAAAACACATGGGTTTTAATGTGACAGCTGAAGGGGTTGAAAGCCGCCAGCAGCTTGAATTTTTACAAGGCCAGCAATGCAGTTTTTACCAAGGTTTTTATGCGAGTAAGCCACTCACAGGCGAAAACCTCGCGCTTTATGTTCGACGCCTGCAAGGATAG
- a CDS encoding ABC transporter permease: protein MKQNPMNLNRWQTFKHNKRGYWSLWLFSGLFLLSLCADIIANDKPLLVRYNESYYLPILYNYSELEFGGELDIPADYRDEYIQEIILEQGEMWWPLIRFSYDTFNYNLTVPAPSAPDSQNLLGTDDQSRDVLARLIYGFRISVLFAITLTIFSTIIGVAVGATQGYFGGRIDLYGQRFIEIWSGLPMLFLLIILASLVQPNFWWLLGIMLLFSWMALVDVVRAEFLRGRHLEYVIAAKALGQSHRAIMFKHILPNAMVATMTFMPFIFTGALTTLTSLDFLGFGLEVGSPSLGELIKQGKNNLQAPWLGITAFVSMSVILVLLVFIGEAARDAFDPRKGA from the coding sequence ATTAAACAAAATCCGATGAATCTAAATCGTTGGCAAACCTTTAAACATAATAAACGCGGTTATTGGTCGCTATGGTTGTTCAGTGGGTTATTCTTATTGAGCTTATGTGCCGATATTATTGCGAATGATAAGCCGTTATTAGTACGCTATAACGAAAGTTATTACTTACCTATTTTATATAATTATAGCGAGTTGGAATTTGGTGGTGAACTCGATATTCCCGCAGATTATCGTGATGAATATATTCAAGAGATAATTTTAGAACAAGGGGAAATGTGGTGGCCTTTGATCCGGTTTAGCTATGATACGTTTAATTACAATTTAACGGTACCCGCACCATCTGCGCCGGATAGTCAAAATTTATTAGGCACCGATGATCAAAGTCGCGATGTATTAGCGCGCCTTATTTATGGCTTCCGTATATCAGTGTTGTTTGCGATTACTCTGACCATATTTAGCACTATTATAGGTGTAGCCGTGGGCGCGACACAAGGGTACTTTGGTGGTCGTATCGATCTTTATGGCCAGCGTTTTATCGAGATCTGGTCAGGCTTGCCTATGCTGTTCTTGTTAATTATTTTAGCCAGTTTAGTGCAACCTAATTTTTGGTGGTTGTTGGGTATTATGCTGTTATTTAGCTGGATGGCATTGGTGGATGTGGTTCGTGCCGAATTTTTACGTGGTCGTCATCTCGAATATGTTATTGCAGCTAAAGCGCTGGGGCAATCTCATCGTGCGATTATGTTTAAACATATTCTGCCTAATGCCATGGTGGCCACGATGACTTTTATGCCGTTTATCTTCACAGGTGCATTAACCACATTAACCTCGTTAGATTTTCTTGGTTTTGGTTTAGAAGTAGGATCTCCTTCGTTAGGTGAGTTAATTAAGCAAGGTAAAAATAATTTACAAGCGCCTTGGTTGGGGATCACTGCATTTGTGTCTATGTCGGTAATTTTGGTGTTATTAGTCTTTATTGGAGAGGCGGCGCGTGATGCGTTTGATCCTCGTAAGGGGGCGTGA